One window of Helicobacter winghamensis ATCC BAA-430 genomic DNA carries:
- a CDS encoding TatD family hydrolase, with amino-acid sequence MQLCDTHCHLDDERFDTDFDVMLERAQNAGISHFIIPAADPKDLEKAQNLANTHTNVYFASGVHPDLAYNYNSKFVESFLSNPKCVAIGECGLDYYCLEEKLEDFNTDSTEAIKAIQKRVFIKQIELAIKFKKPLIVHIRDASNDSLEILQTYAKDLVGGVLHCFNADFQLLKLAPFNFYYGIGGVLTFKNARKLVEILPKIPLESLLLETDAPYLTPHPHRGKRNEPSYIPLVLEKMQEILEIPKEQLITQINANTTRLFAFS; translated from the coding sequence ATGCAACTTTGTGATACACATTGCCATTTAGATGACGAGCGCTTTGATACAGATTTTGATGTAATGCTAGAACGCGCACAAAATGCTGGAATCTCACACTTTATTATCCCAGCAGCAGATCCAAAGGACTTAGAAAAAGCACAAAATCTAGCCAACACACATACAAATGTGTATTTTGCAAGCGGTGTGCATCCAGACCTTGCATACAATTATAATTCTAAATTTGTGGAATCCTTTTTAAGTAATCCAAAATGCGTGGCTATCGGGGAATGTGGCTTAGATTATTACTGCTTAGAAGAAAAACTAGAAGACTTCAACACAGATTCCACAGAAGCAATTAAAGCCATACAAAAGCGCGTGTTTATAAAGCAAATTGAGCTTGCCATTAAGTTTAAAAAACCTTTAATTGTGCACATAAGAGACGCTTCAAATGATAGCTTAGAGATTTTACAAACTTATGCAAAAGACTTAGTGGGCGGTGTTTTGCATTGCTTTAATGCAGATTTTCAACTCTTAAAACTTGCGCCATTTAATTTTTATTATGGAATCGGGGGAGTTTTAACCTTCAAAAACGCACGCAAATTAGTAGAAATCCTGCCAAAAATTCCTTTAGAATCCCTTTTGCTTGAAACTGACGCTCCCTATCTCACACCCCACCCACACAGAGGCAAGCGCAATGAGCCTTCCTATATTCCTTTAGTGTTAGAGAAAATGCAAGAGATTTTAGAAATTCCAAAAGAGCAATTAATCACGCAGATTAACGCAAACACCACGCGCCTTTTTGCGTTTAGCTAA
- the rpsP gene encoding 30S ribosomal protein S16 — protein sequence MATVIRLTKMGRKKKPFYRIVVTDSRKKRDGGWIESIGYYNPLTEPSTVKYDAERLKYWVSVGAKMSDRVQAITK from the coding sequence TTGGCAACCGTTATCCGCTTAACAAAAATGGGGCGCAAAAAAAAGCCATTTTATAGAATCGTTGTAACTGACAGCAGAAAAAAACGCGATGGAGGTTGGATTGAGTCTATTGGATATTACAATCCTTTAACAGAGCCATCAACAGTTAAATACGATGCAGAGCGTTTAAAATATTGGGTTAGCGTTGGCGCAAAAATGAGCGATCGCGTGCAGGCAATCACGAAATAA
- the rplS gene encoding 50S ribosomal protein L19 gives MRNKYIQHFEDAQIAGKEVPQFKAGDTLRIGIRISEGDKTRIQNFEGVCISLRGVGTGKTFTIRKIGANGVGVERIFPIYSESIDSIKVLKIGRVRRAKLYYLRTRSGKSARIKEIRK, from the coding sequence ATGAGAAATAAATATATTCAGCATTTTGAGGATGCACAAATTGCAGGTAAGGAAGTTCCTCAATTTAAAGCAGGAGACACGCTAAGAATAGGGATTAGAATCTCTGAAGGAGATAAAACAAGAATCCAAAACTTTGAAGGCGTGTGCATTTCTTTGCGTGGTGTTGGGACAGGCAAGACTTTTACGATTAGAAAAATCGGAGCAAATGGCGTTGGCGTAGAAAGAATTTTTCCAATCTACTCTGAAAGCATTGATAGCATTAAAGTGCTTAAAATTGGTCGCGTTAGACGGGCTAAACTTTACTACTTGCGCACAAGAAGTGGAAAATCTGCGAGAATTAAAGAGATTAGAAAATAA
- a CDS encoding ComEA family DNA-binding protein produces MKILMALLLAVSWIFAAVDLNTASKQELMSVKGIGEIKAQAILDYRAKQPFKSVDELVNVKGFGDKSVEKIKNEFSVSEVKTETSVESKK; encoded by the coding sequence ATGAAAATTTTAATGGCGTTATTGCTGGCGGTTTCTTGGATATTTGCTGCAGTAGATTTAAATACCGCAAGCAAGCAGGAGTTAATGAGCGTAAAAGGGATTGGCGAGATTAAAGCGCAAGCAATCTTGGATTATCGTGCAAAACAGCCTTTCAAGTCTGTAGATGAGCTTGTGAATGTTAAGGGATTTGGAGATAAGAGTGTAGAAAAAATCAAAAATGAATTTAGTGTTTCTGAAGTAAAAACAGAAACAAGCGTGGAATCTAAAAAATAA
- the purD gene encoding phosphoribosylamine--glycine ligase, with product MEIVIVGSGGREYSIGLALQNECRIDGIYFYPGNGATSKLGKNIDFKTQKEFVDFALKERIGLVIIGPEAPLVEGLADVLRENGIATFGPSAKAARLEGSKAYMKEFAKRYDIPTASFIQTQDYEEACAFIETLNTPIVVKADGLCAGKGVIIAQSYEEAKRAAKEMLSGKSFGESGKTIVIEEFLDGFELSVFAMCDGKDFIILPAAQDHKRLLDNDKGPNTGGMGAYAPSPLASEEIIAEVKQSIIIPTLDGMAKDGNPFSGTLFCGIMVVKNKPYLLEFNVRFGDPECEVLMPLFKEGLLDCFLACANGDLKSVQYGLSDEICVGVVVASRDYPYKSSKKEKIQILEAQNTQAHISFAGVGKENNDLLATGGRVLVCVGKGSNVQEAVKNAYKCVESVKFAGMQYRKDIAYQALGYK from the coding sequence ATGGAAATAGTGATTGTAGGAAGTGGCGGAAGAGAGTATTCTATTGGGCTTGCGTTGCAGAATGAATGCAGAATAGATGGAATCTATTTTTATCCCGGAAATGGAGCTACTAGTAAGCTTGGTAAAAACATAGATTTTAAAACACAAAAAGAGTTTGTGGATTTTGCTTTAAAAGAGCGTATAGGGCTTGTTATTATCGGTCCTGAAGCTCCATTAGTGGAGGGCTTGGCAGATGTTTTAAGAGAGAATGGGATTGCAACTTTTGGTCCGAGCGCAAAAGCCGCTAGGCTAGAGGGATCAAAGGCTTATATGAAAGAATTTGCAAAGCGTTATGATATTCCAACGGCCAGTTTTATCCAAACGCAAGATTATGAGGAAGCCTGTGCGTTTATTGAAACGCTAAATACACCTATTGTAGTAAAAGCTGATGGTTTGTGCGCAGGCAAGGGTGTGATTATTGCTCAAAGCTATGAGGAAGCAAAACGCGCTGCAAAGGAAATGTTAAGCGGAAAGAGTTTTGGAGAGTCTGGCAAAACGATTGTTATTGAAGAGTTTTTAGATGGCTTTGAACTCTCTGTTTTTGCGATGTGCGATGGGAAAGATTTTATCATTTTGCCTGCCGCACAAGATCATAAGCGATTGTTAGATAATGATAAAGGTCCAAATACTGGAGGTATGGGAGCTTATGCTCCTTCGCCGTTGGCAAGTGAAGAAATTATCGCAGAAGTAAAACAAAGTATTATTATTCCAACACTTGATGGTATGGCAAAAGATGGAAATCCCTTTAGTGGGACTCTTTTTTGTGGAATTATGGTGGTAAAAAATAAACCTTATTTATTGGAATTTAATGTGCGTTTTGGTGATCCAGAATGTGAGGTGTTAATGCCACTTTTTAAAGAAGGATTATTGGATTGCTTCCTAGCTTGTGCTAATGGAGATTTAAAAAGCGTGCAATATGGACTAAGTGATGAGATTTGTGTAGGGGTTGTGGTAGCTTCTAGGGATTATCCTTATAAAAGCTCTAAAAAAGAAAAAATCCAGATTTTAGAGGCACAAAATACGCAAGCGCATATTAGTTTCGCGGGTGTTGGTAAAGAAAATAATGATTTATTGGCAACTGGTGGAAGGGTTCTTGTGTGTGTGGGCAAAGGGAGCAATGTGCAAGAGGCGGTTAAAAACGCATATAAATGCGTGGAATCTGTGAAGTTTGCAGGTATGCAATATCGCAAAGACATCGCTTATCAAGCATTAGGATACAAATGA
- the rimM gene encoding ribosome maturation factor RimM (Essential for efficient processing of 16S rRNA), with amino-acid sequence MRKIPKDWVAVAKIGRSLGFKGDVVLHLLSDFPESFKAGNVYHSQVGDLTLESYSLQKSIAKFQEINSKEEAKQIVNCILYSTQEESKEQCKLEDNAFFWFELIGGLIVESGEVLGEIGEIDRFCNQDYLHIKTNSVLVAQGLPKSFLIPYNTRYILKVESKMDSAKVIHTQFCKDILENS; translated from the coding sequence ATGCGAAAGATTCCAAAGGATTGGGTGGCTGTTGCAAAGATTGGACGCTCACTTGGCTTTAAAGGAGATGTTGTTTTGCATCTCTTAAGTGATTTTCCGGAATCTTTTAAAGCAGGAAATGTTTATCACTCACAGGTAGGGGATTTAACCTTAGAATCCTACTCTTTACAAAAATCCATCGCAAAATTTCAAGAAATTAATTCTAAAGAAGAAGCAAAACAAATCGTAAATTGCATTTTGTATTCTACACAAGAAGAAAGCAAAGAGCAGTGTAAGCTAGAAGATAATGCATTTTTTTGGTTTGAGCTTATAGGGGGATTAATTGTAGAAAGTGGCGAAGTTTTAGGGGAGATAGGTGAGATTGATCGTTTTTGCAATCAAGATTACTTGCATATAAAAACAAATTCTGTGCTTGTGGCACAAGGGCTTCCTAAAAGTTTTTTAATTCCTTATAATACGCGCTATATTCTAAAGGTGGAATCTAAAATGGATTCTGCTAAAGTTATCCATACGCAATTTTGCAAAGATATTTTAGAAAATAGCTAA
- a CDS encoding EscU/YscU/HrcU family type III secretion system export apparatus switch protein, whose amino-acid sequence MPPKIPLNQKAVALAYEQNKQRAPKVIAKGEGFLAEKIIEKAKEFDIPLFQSKALVDSLIHLELDEEIPPTLYKAVVEVFIWLYQTEKKAQMSS is encoded by the coding sequence ATGCCACCAAAAATACCACTTAATCAAAAAGCCGTTGCCTTAGCTTATGAACAAAACAAACAGCGCGCACCAAAGGTGATTGCTAAGGGAGAAGGGTTTTTGGCTGAAAAAATCATTGAAAAGGCAAAAGAATTTGATATTCCACTCTTTCAAAGCAAGGCTTTAGTGGATTCTTTGATTCACTTAGAATTAGATGAAGAGATACCGCCAACTTTGTATAAAGCGGTTGTGGAAGTCTTTATTTGGTTGTATCAAACAGAGAAAAAGGCGCAAATGAGTAGCTAA
- a CDS encoding DMT family transporter, whose product MSWAFLMLAGCIEVLGVIMMKAYAVTAKKLYLLGVAFFFVLSLGSLSLALREIPMGMGYAIWTGIGTAGGVLVGIIFYKESRNFWKLFFVALIAACSVGLKLVS is encoded by the coding sequence ATGAGTTGGGCGTTTTTAATGCTTGCTGGGTGTATAGAAGTGCTTGGTGTTATTATGATGAAAGCCTATGCTGTTACTGCTAAAAAGCTTTATCTCTTAGGTGTGGCATTCTTTTTTGTCCTAAGTCTTGGGAGCTTGTCTTTAGCCTTGCGCGAGATTCCTATGGGTATGGGGTATGCGATATGGACAGGAATTGGCACTGCTGGGGGTGTGCTAGTTGGAATTATTTTTTACAAAGAGTCGCGTAACTTTTGGAAGCTCTTTTTTGTAGCTCTTATTGCGGCTTGTAGTGTAGGGTTAAAGCTTGTTAGCTAA
- a CDS encoding c-type cytochrome, whose amino-acid sequence MKKLLSTLACAFALSGTLYAGECICFELKGEFGEEIKAIMKKYSKNLGNDNIKVVREDADLTPQERSFLASMLGTGEVSENKRGANLENGKKLYDRDCASCHGEKGEISVASQKPINTWKASDIADEIKTYANQSFEGQSRFVKNQIAQRYTKRDMDDIGAYIESLR is encoded by the coding sequence ATGAAAAAATTACTCTCAACGCTAGCTTGCGCATTTGCACTAAGTGGGACTTTGTATGCTGGAGAATGCATTTGTTTTGAACTAAAAGGGGAATTTGGAGAAGAAATCAAGGCAATTATGAAAAAATATTCTAAAAATTTAGGGAATGATAATATCAAAGTTGTGCGCGAAGATGCGGATTTAACACCACAAGAACGCAGTTTTTTAGCAAGTATGCTAGGCACAGGGGAAGTGAGTGAAAACAAGCGTGGAGCAAATTTAGAAAATGGAAAAAAACTCTATGATAGAGATTGTGCAAGTTGCCATGGAGAAAAGGGGGAAATTTCTGTTGCAAGCCAAAAACCTATCAACACTTGGAAAGCTAGCGATATTGCAGATGAGATTAAAACCTATGCAAACCAAAGTTTTGAAGGGCAATCGCGTTTTGTAAAAAACCAAATCGCTCAACGCTATACAAAGCGTGATATGGACGATATTGGTGCATATATAGAGAGCCTACGCTAA
- the ribE gene encoding riboflavin synthase — MFTGLVREFGRVESLQGSSLRILAKHKPNIGDSIAVNGACLTAIEVFNGGFVLELSEETQKHIALESYQDLVHIEPAMRLSDRLDGHIVQGHIDGIGTITKITPHSIGTDFFVKVDSKVLALCVPKGSIAINGISLTINEVLDSILRLTIIPHTLQTTLFKNYKAGERVNIETDCLARMVQHFLAYKQDSKLSWEAVDRILGSY, encoded by the coding sequence ATGTTTACAGGGCTTGTGCGTGAGTTTGGCAGGGTGGAGAGTTTGCAAGGCTCAAGTTTGCGGATTTTAGCAAAGCATAAGCCTAACATTGGTGATTCCATAGCGGTAAATGGTGCGTGTTTAACGGCGATTGAAGTGTTTAATGGGGGCTTTGTGCTAGAGCTTAGCGAAGAAACTCAAAAGCACATCGCGCTAGAATCCTATCAAGATTTGGTGCATATTGAACCTGCAATGCGCTTAAGTGATAGGCTAGATGGGCATATTGTGCAAGGGCATATTGATGGAATCGGAACAATTACAAAAATCACTCCACACTCTATCGGAACAGATTTTTTTGTCAAAGTGGATTCTAAAGTTTTAGCTCTGTGCGTGCCTAAGGGAAGTATTGCTATTAATGGGATTAGCTTAACGATTAATGAAGTTTTGGATTCCATACTGCGCTTAACAATTATTCCACACACTTTGCAAACAACACTTTTTAAGAATTATAAGGCAGGAGAGAGAGTTAATATTGAAACAGATTGTTTAGCGCGAATGGTGCAACACTTTTTAGCTTATAAGCAAGATTCTAAATTAAGCTGGGAAGCAGTGGATAGAATCTTGGGGAGTTATTAA
- a CDS encoding DMT family transporter codes for MAWLLILFGGFVEILWVSGLKHSTTLMGYFFTIVGILISFTCMILAIKRVEVSVAYAVFVGIGAAGVVLSEIFIFGASVSMLQLVLIVLLLVGVVGLKLVSKESDAQDSKAIDEIAEALGIDALDDQIEAGRNLK; via the coding sequence TTGGCTTGGTTATTAATTCTCTTTGGTGGGTTTGTGGAGATACTTTGGGTAAGTGGGCTTAAGCATTCTACGACTTTAATGGGATATTTTTTTACCATTGTTGGGATCTTAATTTCCTTTACTTGTATGATTTTAGCAATTAAGCGTGTGGAAGTTAGTGTCGCTTATGCTGTGTTTGTCGGGATTGGTGCGGCTGGAGTTGTGCTAAGTGAAATCTTTATCTTTGGTGCTAGTGTTTCAATGCTGCAACTTGTGTTAATCGTGCTTTTGCTAGTTGGCGTGGTTGGGCTAAAACTCGTGAGCAAAGAAAGCGATGCGCAAGATTCTAAAGCTATTGATGAGATTGCCGAAGCTTTGGGAATTGATGCGCTAGATGATCAAATTGAAGCAGGGCGGAATCTAAAATGA
- the trmD gene encoding tRNA (guanosine(37)-N1)-methyltransferase TrmD — MRFTFVTLFSQLIEGYFSDSILRRAIDAELIEVEFVNPRDFSTNKFLKVDDYQVGGGAGLVLEPLALSLALDSIKRQNPKTHIIFLTPCAKTFLQNDAKRLSQREHITLVCGRYEGFDERLIELYADEVFSIGDFILTGGELAALCLCDSIARQVGGVLGNQDSLLGESYEKYLLEAPNFVKPHRFKNLTIPSEYSKGNHARIADLKLKAAEAKTKFHRPDLYVRYKQGLNDEK; from the coding sequence ATGCGCTTTACTTTTGTAACACTATTTTCACAGCTTATTGAAGGCTACTTTAGTGATTCTATTTTGCGCCGTGCGATAGATGCGGAGTTAATAGAAGTAGAGTTTGTCAATCCGCGCGATTTTAGCACAAATAAGTTTTTAAAAGTTGATGATTATCAAGTAGGCGGTGGTGCTGGATTGGTGCTTGAGCCTTTAGCCTTGAGTTTGGCATTGGATTCTATAAAAAGACAGAACCCAAAAACGCATATCATTTTTCTAACGCCTTGTGCTAAAACATTTTTGCAAAATGATGCAAAACGCCTAAGCCAAAGAGAGCATATAACTCTTGTGTGTGGGCGCTATGAAGGATTTGATGAACGATTAATTGAGCTTTATGCTGATGAGGTTTTTAGCATAGGGGATTTTATCTTAACAGGTGGTGAGTTAGCAGCATTATGTTTATGCGATAGCATAGCTAGGCAAGTTGGTGGTGTGCTTGGAAATCAAGACTCTTTGTTGGGTGAGAGTTATGAAAAATATTTGCTTGAAGCTCCAAATTTTGTAAAACCACATAGATTTAAAAATTTAACAATTCCTTCAGAGTATTCAAAGGGAAATCACGCTAGAATTGCAGATTTAAAACTAAAAGCCGCAGAGGCAAAGACTAAGTTTCATAGACCAGACCTCTATGTGCGCTACAAACAAGGGTTAAACGATGAGAAATAA
- a CDS encoding RDD family protein has product MNSEKIEAILAREEIQTAALWKRIVAHIIDDLLVSMVIIGMYWDGIVQNAGNPEAVLGIISNSWMILYVVRIVYHWLFVRYYGATIGKIVVKIKVIEVGLLDNPSTKQALVRSLLRTLSEFLMYLPFLYILTNALRLGLHDKMANTIVVELKSYNV; this is encoded by the coding sequence ATGAATTCTGAAAAAATAGAAGCAATTCTAGCGCGCGAAGAGATACAAACGGCAGCACTATGGAAGCGTATAGTAGCGCACATTATTGATGATCTACTTGTAAGTATGGTGATTATTGGAATGTATTGGGATGGTATTGTTCAAAATGCTGGCAATCCAGAAGCAGTTTTAGGAATTATTTCTAATTCTTGGATGATTTTATATGTGGTGCGGATTGTGTATCATTGGCTTTTTGTGCGCTATTACGGAGCAACTATTGGAAAAATAGTAGTGAAAATTAAAGTGATTGAAGTAGGGCTTTTAGACAATCCTAGCACAAAACAAGCTCTTGTGCGATCATTGCTTAGAACATTGAGTGAATTCTTAATGTATTTGCCATTTTTGTATATTTTGACAAATGCTTTGCGGTTAGGATTGCACGATAAGATGGCAAACACCATTGTTGTAGAGTTAAAGAGTTATAATGTTTAA
- a CDS encoding KH domain-containing protein: MVENFIESYVKKIVAEPDRIRVTKREADTNFYEIEILTSLQDAGRLIGKDGKMISAIKTFISGVKAKDGSSYRIIVKPH, from the coding sequence ATGGTAGAGAATTTTATAGAATCTTATGTTAAAAAAATCGTAGCAGAACCGGATAGAATCCGTGTGACTAAGCGTGAAGCTGATACGAATTTTTATGAAATTGAGATTCTGACTTCCTTGCAAGACGCTGGGAGATTGATTGGCAAAGATGGAAAAATGATTAGCGCAATCAAGACATTTATCTCTGGTGTTAAGGCAAAAGATGGAAGTTCTTATCGTATTATAGTTAAGCCACACTAA
- the ffh gene encoding signal recognition particle protein, translating to MFGVITESFQNAISKIRFQDDEKALKRALDELKKALLKSDVHYKVLKELLAEVEKKTKLAGIGKDSFLNALKESLNTILTAPGNYGFIFAPKPPTIVLMAGLQGSGKTTTTAKLANYLKGKQKKVLLAACDLQRLAAVEQLRQLAAQVEVEFFHLEGKSAVEIATEAKKKAIDGLYDVLLVDTAGRLAIDEALMRELQSIKSAINPNEVLYVVDSLSGQDGVKSAATFHEKMDLSGVVLSKFDGDSKGGIALSIAHQLGIPLRFIGVGEKIADLEVFIPERIVGRLMGAGDIHSLAEKTAAVISEKEAKDISKKIKKGKFTFNDFIAQLDNIKKIGSMQSILSMLPGLGNMASALKDVDLDNSKEIKQMRAMVSSMTPKERDNPDLLNGSRKKRIAMGAGLDVSDVNRFLKQFENAAKMAKKFSNKGGMGDLMGLMKDARMGQLRR from the coding sequence TTGTTTGGTGTTATTACAGAAAGTTTCCAAAATGCAATTAGTAAAATTAGATTCCAAGATGACGAAAAGGCGTTAAAGCGTGCATTAGATGAGCTAAAAAAGGCTCTCTTAAAATCTGATGTGCATTATAAAGTGCTAAAAGAGCTTCTAGCAGAAGTTGAGAAGAAAACAAAGTTAGCGGGAATTGGTAAGGATAGCTTTTTAAATGCGTTAAAAGAATCGCTAAATACGATTCTAACAGCACCGGGGAATTATGGATTTATTTTTGCACCAAAGCCACCAACGATTGTTTTAATGGCAGGCTTGCAAGGAAGTGGAAAAACAACAACAACAGCAAAACTAGCAAACTACCTAAAAGGTAAGCAGAAAAAAGTTTTGCTTGCCGCTTGTGATTTGCAAAGGCTTGCGGCAGTGGAGCAGTTGCGCCAGCTAGCAGCGCAGGTGGAAGTGGAGTTTTTTCACCTTGAGGGAAAAAGTGCGGTAGAAATTGCCACAGAAGCTAAAAAAAAGGCAATTGATGGCTTATATGATGTGCTATTGGTTGATACAGCAGGGCGTTTAGCGATTGATGAAGCATTAATGCGAGAACTTCAAAGCATTAAAAGTGCGATTAATCCAAATGAAGTGCTTTATGTGGTGGATAGTTTAAGCGGGCAAGATGGGGTAAAGAGTGCCGCAACATTCCACGAAAAAATGGATTTAAGTGGCGTGGTTTTAAGTAAATTTGATGGTGATAGTAAAGGTGGAATCGCACTATCTATTGCTCATCAACTTGGGATTCCATTGCGTTTTATCGGCGTTGGAGAAAAGATTGCAGATTTAGAAGTGTTTATTCCAGAGCGTATTGTGGGACGATTAATGGGGGCTGGAGATATTCACTCTCTAGCTGAAAAGACTGCTGCTGTGATTAGCGAAAAGGAAGCAAAAGATATTTCTAAAAAAATTAAAAAAGGAAAATTTACCTTTAATGATTTTATTGCACAACTTGATAATATTAAAAAAATTGGTTCAATGCAGTCCATTTTATCAATGCTTCCGGGTCTTGGAAATATGGCAAGTGCGCTTAAAGATGTGGATTTAGATAATTCTAAAGAGATTAAACAAATGCGTGCAATGGTTTCTTCTATGACGCCAAAAGAGCGTGATAATCCAGATTTGCTAAATGGAAGTCGCAAAAAACGCATTGCAATGGGAGCTGGATTAGATGTAAGTGATGTTAATCGCTTTTTAAAGCAGTTTGAGAATGCTGCAAAGATGGCAAAAAAGTTCTCAAATAAAGGTGGAATGGGCGATTTAATGGGCTTGATGAAAGATGCAAGAATGGGGCAATTAAGGAGATAA